The proteins below come from a single Chelmon rostratus isolate fCheRos1 chromosome 10, fCheRos1.pri, whole genome shotgun sequence genomic window:
- the rbbp8l gene encoding DNA endonuclease RBBP8 isoform X3 translates to MECFNTLLLKLREVHEREVEGWQLKIQELSNKKGCDTKRMEELFTKNQQMKEQQRLLTENIKTLENRLRAGLCDRCTVTQEVAKRRQQEFEASQIQSLHHISLLAGEINNMKKENKKLKDEISSLRAALDRGHGDHSSNSHTTTEVKPNSSVELSPSSGPLALITMAGSRASSQPADGDGAVITEARQRPAETEHRQWRGVNRSHTSPCKPLSTLASLSSWKTEHCVSSVGERRGQSVEGLDQQSSIPPQALLLNNTSSSTGGEMNPSRHVLHVPVPCRPQPIKSSAVTLPWPLSESPDWVSAAAPGSSLVVQPSPKPNLPHFPNLNPTGQHGLSRRQGFGSLWHKQSISKPSTIEPTVLFRLRNLSENVESQMKPQEKKEILPSKAERVSGEGLREACEGPLDLSDRGKSKSSQLATDYSPLALQGLEREQNSPDKDVKTIPVSSPHHVIPPSPSSTAPVKQHEEEPTSYHKPEQVIKEQEQTDEVNGKMDQSNGKKVPVLTISLRPVVLETLNTALQKQEALSSNGKSSSPAAETGSSMDEEDEEESVSGQESNRGYKRKRASVDTETDRDSDTDNVQQDRKIKITVRSEEKSPS, encoded by the exons ATGGAGTGCTTCAACACCTTACTCCTTAAACTGCGGGAGGTCCACGAACGTGAAGTGGAGG GGTGGCAGCTGAAAATCCAAGAGCTATCCAACAAGAAGGGCTG TGATACAAAGCGAATGGAGGAATTGTTCACCAAAAACCAGCAGATGAAAGAACAGCAGAGATTACTCACTGAGAATATCAAGACACTGGAGAACAG GCTGAGGGCTGGACTGTGTGACAGATGTACAGTAACTCAGGAGGTGGCCAAGAGAAGACAACAGGAGTTTGAAGCCTCACAGATACAGAGCCTGCACCACATCTCTCTACTGG CTGGAGAAATTAACAACATGAAAAAGGAGAACAAGAAACTTAAAGATGAGATCAGTAGTTTAAGAGCAGCGCTGGA ccgaGGTCACGGTGACCACTCCTCCAACAGCCACACCACCACAGAGGTCAAACCAAACAGCTCCGTGGAACTGTCGCCCTCCTCTGGACCTTTGGCCCTCATCACTATGGCAGGCAGCAGGGccagcagccagccagcagaTGGTGATGGTGCGGTGATAACTGAGGCACGCCAAAGACCCGCAG AAACTGAACACAGACAATGGAGAGGGGTGAACAGAAGCCACACT AGCCCATGCAAGCCTCTTTCGACTCTCGCGTCATTATCATCCTGGAAGACAGAACATTGTGTATCAAGTGttggagagaggag AGGTCAGAGTGTTGAAGGACTGGACCAGCAATCATCGATCCCTCCTCAAGCCCTTCTTCTTAACAACACTTCTTCATCAACGGGTGGAGAAATGAACCCCAGCAGACATGTGCTCCACGTTCCTGTCCCCTGCCGTCCTCAACCAATCAAGAGCAGCGCTGTTACTCTTCCATGGCCCCTATCGGAATCCCCTGACTGGGTTTCTGCGGCTGCCCCAGGGAGCAGCCTCGTGGTACAACCTTCTCCCAAACCCAACCTGCCACACTTTCCCAACCTGAACCCAACTGGCCAACATGGCCTCTCTCGAAGGCAGGGTTTTGGGTCTCTCTGGCACAAGCAGAGCATCTCTAAGCCCAGTACCATCGAGCCAACTGTGTTGTTCAGGTTGAGGAATCTGTCAGAGAACGTGGAGAGTCAAATGAAGCCTCAGGAGAAAAAGGAAATCCTGCCATCCAAGGCTGAGAGGGTCTCTGGAGAGGGGCTTAGAGAGGCGTGCGAGGGGCCTCTGGATCTATCAGATCGAGGAAAGTCCAAATCCAGCCAACTGGCAACAGATTATTCACCCTTGGCCTTACAAGGTCTagagagagaacagaacagcCCTGACAAGGATGTGAAGACAATTCCAGTATCGTCGCCTCATCATGTCatccctccctcaccctcctctaCAGCACCAGTCAAACAACATGAGGAAGAGCCTACCAGTTACCATAAGCCCGAG CAGGTAATCAAAGAGCAGGAGCAGACAGATGAAGTGAATGGGAAGATGGACCAAAGCAACGGGAAGAAGGTGCCTGTCCTCACTATATCTTTACGTCCAG TAGTGCTGGAGACTTTGAATACTGCTCTGCAGAAGCAAGAAGCTTTATCATCAAATGGCAAG TCATCATCACCAGCAGCTGAGACTGGAAGCAGCATGGAcgaggaggacgaagaggagagTGTGTCAGGACAAGAAAGCAACCGCGGCTATAAGAGGAAAAGGGCATCTGTGGACACAGAAACCGACAGAGACTCGGACACAGACA ACGTCCAGCAGGACAGGAAGATCAAGATCACAGTGAGATCTGAGGAGAAGAGCCCAAGCTAA
- the rbbp8l gene encoding DNA endonuclease RBBP8 isoform X2, whose amino-acid sequence MECFNTLLLKLREVHEREVEGWQLKIQELSNKKGCDTKRMEELFTKNQQMKEQQRLLTENIKTLENRLRAGLCDRCTVTQEVAKRRQQEFEASQIQSLHHISLLAGEINNMKKENKKLKDEISSLRAALDRGHGDHSSNSHTTTEVKPNSSVELSPSSGPLALITMAGSRASSQPADGDGAVITEARQRPAETEHRQWRGVNRSHTSPCKPLSTLASLSSWKTEHCVSSVGERRGQSVEGLDQQSSIPPQALLLNNTSSSTGGEMNPSRHVLHVPVPCRPQPIKSSAVTLPWPLSESPDWVSAAAPGSSLVVQPSPKPNLPHFPNLNPTGQHGLSRRQGFGSLWHKQSISKPSTIEPTVLFRLRNLSENVESQMKPQEKKEILPSKAERVSGEGLREACEGPLDLSDRGKSKSSQLATDYSPLALQGLEREQNSPDKDVKTIPVSSPHHVIPPSPSSTAPVKQHEEEPTSYHKPEVIKEQEQTDEVNGKMDQSNGKKVPVLTISLRPVVVLETLNTALQKQEALSSNGKSSSPAAETGSSMDEEDEEESVSGQESNRGYKRKRASVDTETDRDSDTDNVQQDRKIKITVRSEEKSPS is encoded by the exons ATGGAGTGCTTCAACACCTTACTCCTTAAACTGCGGGAGGTCCACGAACGTGAAGTGGAGG GGTGGCAGCTGAAAATCCAAGAGCTATCCAACAAGAAGGGCTG TGATACAAAGCGAATGGAGGAATTGTTCACCAAAAACCAGCAGATGAAAGAACAGCAGAGATTACTCACTGAGAATATCAAGACACTGGAGAACAG GCTGAGGGCTGGACTGTGTGACAGATGTACAGTAACTCAGGAGGTGGCCAAGAGAAGACAACAGGAGTTTGAAGCCTCACAGATACAGAGCCTGCACCACATCTCTCTACTGG CTGGAGAAATTAACAACATGAAAAAGGAGAACAAGAAACTTAAAGATGAGATCAGTAGTTTAAGAGCAGCGCTGGA ccgaGGTCACGGTGACCACTCCTCCAACAGCCACACCACCACAGAGGTCAAACCAAACAGCTCCGTGGAACTGTCGCCCTCCTCTGGACCTTTGGCCCTCATCACTATGGCAGGCAGCAGGGccagcagccagccagcagaTGGTGATGGTGCGGTGATAACTGAGGCACGCCAAAGACCCGCAG AAACTGAACACAGACAATGGAGAGGGGTGAACAGAAGCCACACT AGCCCATGCAAGCCTCTTTCGACTCTCGCGTCATTATCATCCTGGAAGACAGAACATTGTGTATCAAGTGttggagagaggag AGGTCAGAGTGTTGAAGGACTGGACCAGCAATCATCGATCCCTCCTCAAGCCCTTCTTCTTAACAACACTTCTTCATCAACGGGTGGAGAAATGAACCCCAGCAGACATGTGCTCCACGTTCCTGTCCCCTGCCGTCCTCAACCAATCAAGAGCAGCGCTGTTACTCTTCCATGGCCCCTATCGGAATCCCCTGACTGGGTTTCTGCGGCTGCCCCAGGGAGCAGCCTCGTGGTACAACCTTCTCCCAAACCCAACCTGCCACACTTTCCCAACCTGAACCCAACTGGCCAACATGGCCTCTCTCGAAGGCAGGGTTTTGGGTCTCTCTGGCACAAGCAGAGCATCTCTAAGCCCAGTACCATCGAGCCAACTGTGTTGTTCAGGTTGAGGAATCTGTCAGAGAACGTGGAGAGTCAAATGAAGCCTCAGGAGAAAAAGGAAATCCTGCCATCCAAGGCTGAGAGGGTCTCTGGAGAGGGGCTTAGAGAGGCGTGCGAGGGGCCTCTGGATCTATCAGATCGAGGAAAGTCCAAATCCAGCCAACTGGCAACAGATTATTCACCCTTGGCCTTACAAGGTCTagagagagaacagaacagcCCTGACAAGGATGTGAAGACAATTCCAGTATCGTCGCCTCATCATGTCatccctccctcaccctcctctaCAGCACCAGTCAAACAACATGAGGAAGAGCCTACCAGTTACCATAAGCCCGAG GTAATCAAAGAGCAGGAGCAGACAGATGAAGTGAATGGGAAGATGGACCAAAGCAACGGGAAGAAGGTGCCTGTCCTCACTATATCTTTACGTCCAG TAGTAGTGCTGGAGACTTTGAATACTGCTCTGCAGAAGCAAGAAGCTTTATCATCAAATGGCAAG TCATCATCACCAGCAGCTGAGACTGGAAGCAGCATGGAcgaggaggacgaagaggagagTGTGTCAGGACAAGAAAGCAACCGCGGCTATAAGAGGAAAAGGGCATCTGTGGACACAGAAACCGACAGAGACTCGGACACAGACA ACGTCCAGCAGGACAGGAAGATCAAGATCACAGTGAGATCTGAGGAGAAGAGCCCAAGCTAA
- the rbbp8l gene encoding DNA endonuclease RBBP8 isoform X1, translating to MECFNTLLLKLREVHEREVEGWQLKIQELSNKKGCDTKRMEELFTKNQQMKEQQRLLTENIKTLENRLRAGLCDRCTVTQEVAKRRQQEFEASQIQSLHHISLLAGEINNMKKENKKLKDEISSLRAALDRGHGDHSSNSHTTTEVKPNSSVELSPSSGPLALITMAGSRASSQPADGDGAVITEARQRPAETEHRQWRGVNRSHTSPCKPLSTLASLSSWKTEHCVSSVGERRGQSVEGLDQQSSIPPQALLLNNTSSSTGGEMNPSRHVLHVPVPCRPQPIKSSAVTLPWPLSESPDWVSAAAPGSSLVVQPSPKPNLPHFPNLNPTGQHGLSRRQGFGSLWHKQSISKPSTIEPTVLFRLRNLSENVESQMKPQEKKEILPSKAERVSGEGLREACEGPLDLSDRGKSKSSQLATDYSPLALQGLEREQNSPDKDVKTIPVSSPHHVIPPSPSSTAPVKQHEEEPTSYHKPEQVIKEQEQTDEVNGKMDQSNGKKVPVLTISLRPVVVLETLNTALQKQEALSSNGKSSSPAAETGSSMDEEDEEESVSGQESNRGYKRKRASVDTETDRDSDTDNVQQDRKIKITVRSEEKSPS from the exons ATGGAGTGCTTCAACACCTTACTCCTTAAACTGCGGGAGGTCCACGAACGTGAAGTGGAGG GGTGGCAGCTGAAAATCCAAGAGCTATCCAACAAGAAGGGCTG TGATACAAAGCGAATGGAGGAATTGTTCACCAAAAACCAGCAGATGAAAGAACAGCAGAGATTACTCACTGAGAATATCAAGACACTGGAGAACAG GCTGAGGGCTGGACTGTGTGACAGATGTACAGTAACTCAGGAGGTGGCCAAGAGAAGACAACAGGAGTTTGAAGCCTCACAGATACAGAGCCTGCACCACATCTCTCTACTGG CTGGAGAAATTAACAACATGAAAAAGGAGAACAAGAAACTTAAAGATGAGATCAGTAGTTTAAGAGCAGCGCTGGA ccgaGGTCACGGTGACCACTCCTCCAACAGCCACACCACCACAGAGGTCAAACCAAACAGCTCCGTGGAACTGTCGCCCTCCTCTGGACCTTTGGCCCTCATCACTATGGCAGGCAGCAGGGccagcagccagccagcagaTGGTGATGGTGCGGTGATAACTGAGGCACGCCAAAGACCCGCAG AAACTGAACACAGACAATGGAGAGGGGTGAACAGAAGCCACACT AGCCCATGCAAGCCTCTTTCGACTCTCGCGTCATTATCATCCTGGAAGACAGAACATTGTGTATCAAGTGttggagagaggag AGGTCAGAGTGTTGAAGGACTGGACCAGCAATCATCGATCCCTCCTCAAGCCCTTCTTCTTAACAACACTTCTTCATCAACGGGTGGAGAAATGAACCCCAGCAGACATGTGCTCCACGTTCCTGTCCCCTGCCGTCCTCAACCAATCAAGAGCAGCGCTGTTACTCTTCCATGGCCCCTATCGGAATCCCCTGACTGGGTTTCTGCGGCTGCCCCAGGGAGCAGCCTCGTGGTACAACCTTCTCCCAAACCCAACCTGCCACACTTTCCCAACCTGAACCCAACTGGCCAACATGGCCTCTCTCGAAGGCAGGGTTTTGGGTCTCTCTGGCACAAGCAGAGCATCTCTAAGCCCAGTACCATCGAGCCAACTGTGTTGTTCAGGTTGAGGAATCTGTCAGAGAACGTGGAGAGTCAAATGAAGCCTCAGGAGAAAAAGGAAATCCTGCCATCCAAGGCTGAGAGGGTCTCTGGAGAGGGGCTTAGAGAGGCGTGCGAGGGGCCTCTGGATCTATCAGATCGAGGAAAGTCCAAATCCAGCCAACTGGCAACAGATTATTCACCCTTGGCCTTACAAGGTCTagagagagaacagaacagcCCTGACAAGGATGTGAAGACAATTCCAGTATCGTCGCCTCATCATGTCatccctccctcaccctcctctaCAGCACCAGTCAAACAACATGAGGAAGAGCCTACCAGTTACCATAAGCCCGAG CAGGTAATCAAAGAGCAGGAGCAGACAGATGAAGTGAATGGGAAGATGGACCAAAGCAACGGGAAGAAGGTGCCTGTCCTCACTATATCTTTACGTCCAG TAGTAGTGCTGGAGACTTTGAATACTGCTCTGCAGAAGCAAGAAGCTTTATCATCAAATGGCAAG TCATCATCACCAGCAGCTGAGACTGGAAGCAGCATGGAcgaggaggacgaagaggagagTGTGTCAGGACAAGAAAGCAACCGCGGCTATAAGAGGAAAAGGGCATCTGTGGACACAGAAACCGACAGAGACTCGGACACAGACA ACGTCCAGCAGGACAGGAAGATCAAGATCACAGTGAGATCTGAGGAGAAGAGCCCAAGCTAA